A region of the Synechococcus sp. PCC 7502 genome:
ACCAGATTTCGAGGGATTTTTTGGTAAGAACTGAAATATCAACTCTCGTAGGACTTGCTTGCAAAAAACAACTAAATATAGATTTACCATCGCCTGAAGTAATCCAAAGATACATTGACAAGACGAATTCTTTGCTAAAAGAACTTCATCAATCTATGATGCCACCTGAAGAAAGCATATTTGATCCAAGTAAAGTTAATGATAAAAGTTTTAATCCATTAAAAAATGGCTTAGTCTTGAGGGAGGCTATTTTTTACAGTGGAGAAAGTGCTTATCATTTTCAATACAGAGACCTCTCAAAAATAAAATATGAAAAAGATAATGATTGGTTTTTGAGAAATAAGAGATTTTCCATTCAGCAAGTTATTGATGTCGTTATATCAATACAATCGATACAAAACGATAAAGTTAATGACTTTTTGAAAAGCCTTTCTGACAGAGATCCTAGCGAATGGACTGTTTTTCCAGCATATAAGTTTACGGCTAGAGAAGTTAGTGAAATCTCAAACATTGAAATTGATACTGTAAAACTTGTCATCGAATCATTTGTATCTCCCATTGGCAAGGATGAATTTAACGCTTTAGATGACTTTAATCCTCAAAATGCCTACCCAATTATTCAGCTTCCAGATGGTGAATATTTACTGTTTCAAATTTATAGTTTGGTGCAGGCATTATATGAAACACCGTTTTTCTGGTTTAACGATGATGCAGCCTATCGTTCTATAGCGATGGATCATAGAGGTGGATTTACTGAAAACTTTTCTGCTGAGAGATTGAAGCTCGTATTTGGTAAGGATCGCGTATTTACAAATATTGATATCTACAATTCTAAAGACAAGGCTGGTGAAATTGATGTATTGGTCGTTTTTGCCGACAGAGCAATAATTCTAC
Encoded here:
- a CDS encoding nuclease-related domain-containing protein, which encodes MREAVRKESEIFSELVEICTSPGYVHAISYLCYQNDTIGYADTLTPEEMLHQISRDFLVRTEISTLVGLACKKQLNIDLPSPEVIQRYIDKTNSLLKELHQSMMPPEESIFDPSKVNDKSFNPLKNGLVLREAIFYSGESAYHFQYRDLSKIKYEKDNDWFLRNKRFSIQQVIDVVISIQSIQNDKVNDFLKSLSDRDPSEWTVFPAYKFTAREVSEISNIEIDTVKLVIESFVSPIGKDEFNALDDFNPQNAYPIIQLPDGEYLLFQIYSLVQALYETPFFWFNDDAAYRSIAMDHRGGFTENFSAERLKLVFGKDRVFTNIDIYNSKDKAGEIDVLVVFADRAIILQAKSKKLTIASRKGNDNSLQSDFKKAIQDAYDQAYSCAKLLNEKNYKLIDKSGNELNINRAYKEIYPFCVISEHYPALSFQARLFLKFEETENIKAPFVMDVFLLDVMTEMLQSPLYFLSYVNRRTFYGEKIFSTHELTILSYHLKQSLWVDDEYTWLMLQDDICVDLYLAMLTRREGAPGSDTPEGILTKYKGTIFDQIIRDYRYA